CGACGGCGAGGACGGCCTCCTCGCACCCCCCGGCGACACCGCCGCCCTCGCCGATCGCCTCCTGCGCCTCACCGGCAACCCGCGGATGCGGGACGCGATGGGGGAGCGGGCCAGGGTCAATGTGCAGCGGTTCTCCGAGGAGCGCGTCCTGGAACGCTGGGAGGAGCTGTTCGCCCTGCTGGAGCGGTGAGGCCCGGCCCCGCGCCTTCCGTGCTCAGGCGCGCGGGCCGACCCGCTCGTCCGCGGGCTCCGGGCGCGGCCCGGCGATCGGCACCTCGCGCACGGACCGCGCCTCCTGGTCCTCGCCGAGCACGACGTGCCGCACGACCCGCTCGGCCGCCCGCCCGTCGTCGTACGGGCAGAACCGCTCGCGGAACGCGGCTCGCAGCTGCGCCGAGCGCGAGCCGCGCCAGTGTCCCGTCGTGAAGATGTCGATCAGCTCGTCCTCGCTGCGGGCGACGGCGCCGGGCGGGGACGTGCGCAGGTCGAAGTACGTGCCGCGCGACGCCTCGTACGCCTCCCAGTCGTCGGCGTGGATCACGATGGGCCGGTCGAGGTTGGCGTAGTCGAACATCAGGGACGAGTAGTCGGTGACGAGGGCGTCCGCCGCAAGGCACAGCGACTCGACGCTCGGATGGTCGGAGACGTCGACGACACGGCCGGTGCCCTGAGCGAAAGGTGCCTGGTGCAGCGGGTGGGCGCGGGTCAGGACGACGAAGTCCGTGCCGAGCCGGCGCAGCACCCGCTCCAGGTCGAGAGTGCAGCGCTGGGTGCGGCGGTAGTCGCGGTGGGTGGGCGCGTACAGGATCGCCGTCGCGCCCTCGGGGATGCCGAGGCTCTCGCGGATGCGGGCCACGTCCCGCGAACTCGCCCGGTGGAAGGCGTCGTTGCGCGGATAGCCGTACTCCAGCGTCGTGTACGCGGCCGGGTAGACGCGCTCCCACACGAGGGTGGAGTGCCGGTTGGCGGACAGGACGTAGTCCCAGGTGTCGACGGAGCGCAGGAGCTGGTCGAAGTCCTGGCCGCGGGCCGCCGCCGGGTAGTCCTGGAGGTCGAGGCCCATCTTCTTCAGGGGCGTGCCGTGCTGCGTCTGGATCACGACCTGGCCGGGGCGCTTGACCAGCCTGCGGTCGAAGTTGACGTTGTTGACCAGGTACTTGGAGCGGGCCAGCGCCGTCCAGTAGGCGGCGGTCCCGGGACTCAGGGCGCGGGTGCCGGACGGCAGGGTGTGGTGGTGCTCGGGGCCGGCGATCCACGCGGTGGCGACGTGCGGCGCGTGCGCGCGGAACGCGGCTTCCAGGGCGCCCGGGTTGCAGCCGTAGCCGCGCCCCCAGTAGCTGGAGAACACGGCCCGGTCCGCGCGCACCGGGAGCCGCAGCTGCACGCGGTAGTGCGCCTGGAGGACGGCCGCCCGGGCCGTACGCCGCAGCCGGTCCGTGAACCCCCGGACCCGCCGCACGAGACGCATCGCCGCGGCCAGCGACCGGTAGGTGCGGTGCGAACCGAGCCGCACCAGGCCGTGCCGGAGGCGGTCGCGGGCGGCGACGGGCGCGCCGGGGACGCGGTAACGGCGGTAGTGCGCGCGGGCCCTGCGCAGGAATTCGGGGCGGGTGCCGCGCGCCAGCCGGTCCGGGTTCGTGAACACCGTGGCGAAGTGCTCGACCATCCGCCGGAACAGCAACGGGCGCCACACGGAGGCGAGGTCGGGGTGCGCGTCGAGGAACGCGAAGACTCGGTCGTACTGCTCGAAGACGTCGAAGTGCGCGCGGGACGTGGTGCCCAGGATGTTGCCCCGGCGGCGCTGGCGGTAGTGGACGCAGACCCGGTCGAGGGTGGCGATCGTCCGCGCCGACATCAGGACCGGATAGGTCCAGGGGGTGTCCTCGTAGTAGCCGGGCGGGAAGGTGAAGCCCTGCTCCTCGATGAAGGCCCGCCGGTACGCCTTGTTCCAGACCACCATGAGGAGTTGGAGGATCTCGGGGCGGTCGGCGAGCGCGAACGGCGCCGGTCCGTCCTGCGTGAGCCGGTCCGCGTACTGGTTGCGCACGGCCTCGCCCGTCCAGTACGTGCGGGCGTAGTCGTAGACCAGGACGTCGGGGCCGCCGGTCTCCTCGATGCGGTCCGTGATCGCCTGGAGCGCGCCCGGCGTGAGGGTGTCGTCGCTGTCGAGGAAGAGGACGT
The DNA window shown above is from Streptomyces sp. NBC_01445 and carries:
- a CDS encoding bifunctional glycosyltransferase/CDP-glycerol:glycerophosphate glycerophosphotransferase, whose product is MPRFSVIVPVYKVQAYLHACLESVLEQSCSDLEVIAVDDCSPDASGAIADEFAARDERVRTVRLPENVGLGRARNTGLEQATGDYVLFLDSDDTLTPGALQAITDRIEETGGPDVLVYDYARTYWTGEAVRNQYADRLTQDGPAPFALADRPEILQLLMVVWNKAYRRAFIEEQGFTFPPGYYEDTPWTYPVLMSARTIATLDRVCVHYRQRRRGNILGTTSRAHFDVFEQYDRVFAFLDAHPDLASVWRPLLFRRMVEHFATVFTNPDRLARGTRPEFLRRARAHYRRYRVPGAPVAARDRLRHGLVRLGSHRTYRSLAAAMRLVRRVRGFTDRLRRTARAAVLQAHYRVQLRLPVRADRAVFSSYWGRGYGCNPGALEAAFRAHAPHVATAWIAGPEHHHTLPSGTRALSPGTAAYWTALARSKYLVNNVNFDRRLVKRPGQVVIQTQHGTPLKKMGLDLQDYPAAARGQDFDQLLRSVDTWDYVLSANRHSTLVWERVYPAAYTTLEYGYPRNDAFHRASSRDVARIRESLGIPEGATAILYAPTHRDYRRTQRCTLDLERVLRRLGTDFVVLTRAHPLHQAPFAQGTGRVVDVSDHPSVESLCLAADALVTDYSSLMFDYANLDRPIVIHADDWEAYEASRGTYFDLRTSPPGAVARSEDELIDIFTTGHWRGSRSAQLRAAFRERFCPYDDGRAAERVVRHVVLGEDQEARSVREVPIAGPRPEPADERVGPRA